One Thunnus maccoyii chromosome 14, fThuMac1.1, whole genome shotgun sequence genomic window carries:
- the ppa1b gene encoding inorganic pyrophosphatase isoform X2: MSFTVEERGNPNSLTYRLFFKNAEGKYISPFHDIPMYADESQNIFNMVVEVPRWTNAKMEIATKDPLNPIKQDVKKGKLRYVANVFPHKGYIWNYGAIPQTWEDPAHKDGDTGCCGDNDPIDVCEIGSKVCSRGEVIKVKVLGILAMIDEGETDWKVIAINVEDPEASDFNNISDVKRLKPGYLEATVDWFRRYKVPDGKPENRFAFNDEFKDKDFAIQVIKSTHTFWKDLISQKTSAGELNCKNTCVSAGDSPYCCSADEAKATVGGTCPCGKEEPFPSSVDKWFYYEKK; encoded by the exons AAAATGCTGAAGGAAAGTACATTTCACCATTCCATGATATACCAATGTATGCTGATGAGAGTCAG AACATCTTTAACATGGTTGTTGAAGTACCAAGATGGACAAATGCAAAGATGGAG ATTGCTACAAAAGACCCCTTGAACCCAATAAAGCAAGATGTGAAGAAGGGCAAGTTGCGTTATGTTGCCAATGTGTTCCCACATAAAGGCTACATATGGAACTACGGAGCCATACCTCAG ACATGGGAAGATCCAGCACACAAAGATGGAGACACTGGCTGCTGTGGTGACAACGACCCCATTGATGTCTGTGAAATTGGAAGTAAG GTATGTTCCCGTGGAGAAGTAATCAAAGTGAAGGTACTCGGGATCCTGGCCATGATCGATGAGGGTGAGACTGATTGGAAAGTGATTGCAATCAATGTGGAGGACCCTGAAGCCAGCGACTTTAACA ACATCAGCGATGTCAAGCGCCTGAAACCTGGCTATCTGGAGGCCACGGTCGACTGGTTCAGGAGGTACAAAGTGCCAGATGGGAAACCAGAGAACCGGTTTGCTTTCAATGATGAGTTCAAAGACAAG GACTTTGCCATTCAAGTAATCAAGAGCACTCACACATTCTGGAAAGACCTCATTTCCCAAAAGACCAGTGCTGGGGAACTGAACTG CAAAAACACTTGTGTCTCGGCCGGCGACAGCCCTTACTGCTGCTCAGCGGATGAGGCTAAAGCTACCGTTGGTGGG ACATGTCCTTGTGGAAAAGAGGAACCTTTCCCCTCATCAG tagATAAATGGTTCTACTATGAGAAGAAGTAA
- the ppa1b gene encoding inorganic pyrophosphatase isoform X1: MSFTVEERGNPNSLTYRLFFRKNTSIAPSVRRQFHLDGLRQPTNGKNAEGKYISPFHDIPMYADESQNIFNMVVEVPRWTNAKMEIATKDPLNPIKQDVKKGKLRYVANVFPHKGYIWNYGAIPQTWEDPAHKDGDTGCCGDNDPIDVCEIGSKVCSRGEVIKVKVLGILAMIDEGETDWKVIAINVEDPEASDFNNISDVKRLKPGYLEATVDWFRRYKVPDGKPENRFAFNDEFKDKDFAIQVIKSTHTFWKDLISQKTSAGELNCKNTCVSAGDSPYCCSADEAKATVGGTCPCGKEEPFPSSVDKWFYYEKK, encoded by the exons GGAAAAATACCTCCATCGCCCCTTCCGTCAGGCGGCAGTTCCACTTGGATGGACTCCGGCAGCCAACCAACGGGA AAAATGCTGAAGGAAAGTACATTTCACCATTCCATGATATACCAATGTATGCTGATGAGAGTCAG AACATCTTTAACATGGTTGTTGAAGTACCAAGATGGACAAATGCAAAGATGGAG ATTGCTACAAAAGACCCCTTGAACCCAATAAAGCAAGATGTGAAGAAGGGCAAGTTGCGTTATGTTGCCAATGTGTTCCCACATAAAGGCTACATATGGAACTACGGAGCCATACCTCAG ACATGGGAAGATCCAGCACACAAAGATGGAGACACTGGCTGCTGTGGTGACAACGACCCCATTGATGTCTGTGAAATTGGAAGTAAG GTATGTTCCCGTGGAGAAGTAATCAAAGTGAAGGTACTCGGGATCCTGGCCATGATCGATGAGGGTGAGACTGATTGGAAAGTGATTGCAATCAATGTGGAGGACCCTGAAGCCAGCGACTTTAACA ACATCAGCGATGTCAAGCGCCTGAAACCTGGCTATCTGGAGGCCACGGTCGACTGGTTCAGGAGGTACAAAGTGCCAGATGGGAAACCAGAGAACCGGTTTGCTTTCAATGATGAGTTCAAAGACAAG GACTTTGCCATTCAAGTAATCAAGAGCACTCACACATTCTGGAAAGACCTCATTTCCCAAAAGACCAGTGCTGGGGAACTGAACTG CAAAAACACTTGTGTCTCGGCCGGCGACAGCCCTTACTGCTGCTCAGCGGATGAGGCTAAAGCTACCGTTGGTGGG ACATGTCCTTGTGGAAAAGAGGAACCTTTCCCCTCATCAG tagATAAATGGTTCTACTATGAGAAGAAGTAA